The sequence AGTACAGTTGCGTCAGCGTTAGCGTATTTAGCACCTTGCTCATAACCACAAGCAAATTTACGGATAAGTGGAATATCCATACCACCGATGAAGCCTACTGTGCCTGTTTTAGAAGCTTTTGCTGCAATAGCACCAACAAGGAAAGAACCTTCATGCTCTTTAAACACGATAGATTGAACGTTTGGCTTATCAACGACCATATCGATGATAGTAAATTTAATCTCTGGGAACTCAGTAGCCACTTTTTCCACTGCTGATGCCATGTTAAAGCCAACCGCAACGATTGGGCTAAAACCACGACTTGCCAAGCGACGAAGGCCTTGTTCACGTTGAGCTTCGTTCTGTGGCTCAAATTCACGAACTTTAATGCCGTCTTCAGCTTCTAGTACTTTAACGCCATTTTGATATACAGCTTCGTTAAAAGATTTGTCAAATTTTCCTGCTGTATCATAAATAACTGCTGGTTTCGGTGCTGCGAACACGCTGAATGAAGATACTGCTAGCGCTAATGCAGTTAGCTTAAGAGTAGTTTTTTTCACTGTATGAATCCCTATATTTTTATCCCAAACTCAAAACGAATAAATTGAGTGCCATTTATATTTATATGCAACTGTATTGATGGTCTTGTGCAAGTGTGTACACATAAACAGTTATCACCCGCCAGTTTATCGTTTGCTTGGCAAAAAAAAGCGTTTTGCTCACAGGTAAACTAGGTAATACGACATCGTAGTAATAAAAAATTAGATCTATGTCACATATTTTTGGCGAATGCTCTGAGGTTGCTCTTTTATATTGATGTATTTTATAAAAAATTAGAGCAAAAATTGTTCGTTATGAGACTCTAATTGATATTATTTAAAGGTTATGAATGTTAAAGGTGCCTAATAGATGTTGGATTATCTGAAAAAAGCGCTCAAAAGATACGATGAATGGTGTAAGTCTCTAGGTTTAACTCCAGAGCAAAAACGTTGCTGTGTGCCGATTAAAAAAGAAGATATTTTTGAATCGAAAGAGAAAAAAATGAGTGAAGCTCATTTTAGGCTTTTTGATACTCATTGCCATTTTGATAGAGATGAATTTTCAGACAAAATAGATGAAGAAATTTCTATCGCTAAACAATTTGGAGTCGAGATGTTTCTCATTCCTGGTTGTGGGGCATTCAATTGGGAAAGAATAGAGTCAATTTGTAATTGTAATAGTGGCATGTTTTATTCTTTAGGCCTACATCCATACTTTATTGAGCAACATTTAGATGAACACTTAAATTTGTTGGATCAGTTGTTATCTCGTAAAAATAGTCGCTGTGTTGCGGTAGGAGAGTGTGGCTTAGATTTTTATCATTCTCGCGAATCTGAAGAGCGTCAAAAGACGCTACTCGCTAAACAGATACAACTTGCAAATAAATATCACCTACCCTTAATACTCCATTCAAGGAAGGCTCATCAAGAAAGTATCAAAATGCTAAGACAAAATAATATTCTTAGTGGGGGCGTTATCCACGCTTTTACAGGAAGTGTTCAGCAAGCAATGGATTATATTAACTTAGGGTTCTTTATTGGTGTTGGGGGATCGATTACTTATCCTCGAGCGACTAAAACTCGTCAGACCATTTCTCAAATACCACTTAGTTCTATTGTGTTAGAAACAGATGCGCCTGATATGCCGATTTTTGGTCATCAAGGTGAAAATAACCACCCTAAAAATCTAAAGATTATACTAAATGAATTGAACGTGCTTCGAAGTGAAGACAAGCAAACGATTGCAGATCAGGTTTTTAAAAATAGCAAATCAATGTATACAATTTGTGAATGAAAACATAATAAAATGTTTCAATAGTGAACGTTTACTGATGGGAATGCGATTGCGGTCACACTTTTGAGTGAATGTTTAATGAGTGCAGTACAAAAGTGTGACTTGTATATTACTTTCTATCCTAGGGTCTGTTTATAATCGCCTCGCTTTTTAGCACCAATTTTGTCACACGCCACTTAACTAAATAAGGAAGCCATAAACCATGAGCCTGTTTATGAGCCTAATCGGCATGGTAGTACTCATTGCAATCGCAGTACTTCTATCCGACAACCGCAAAGCAATTAATATAAGAACTGTGGGTGGCGCTTTCGCTATCCAATTCCTACTAGGTGCATTCGTACTTTATGTTCCTTGGGGAAGAGATTTACTCGGTGGTTTCTCTAGCGGTGTCGCTAGCGTTATCGATTTTGGTAAAAGCGGTACTAGTTTCCTATTCGGTAACCTAGTGAGCTTTTCAGTAGACGGTCTTGGTTTCATTTTTGCTTTCCAAGTATTGCCTACATTAATCTTTTTCTCTTCACTCATTTCTGTACTTTACTACATCGGTGCGATGCAGTGGGTTATCAAGATTCTGGGTGGTGCATTAGAAAAAGCCCTTGGTACTTCTCAAGCAGAATCAATGTCTGCGGCAGCTAACATTTTCGTAGGTCAGACTGAAGCACCTTTAGTGGTTCGTCCGTTTGTTCCTAAAATGACTCAATCTGAGCTGTTTGCAGTTATGTGTGGTGGTTTAGCCTCTGTAGCTGGTGGTGTACTTGCTGGATATGCATCGATGGGTGTTCCTCTAGAATACCTAGTAGCGGCATCGTTCATGGCTGCACCTGGTGGTCTGTTGTTTGCTAAAATCATCAAACCTGAAACTGAAGAATTTGCTGATGATATCCAAGACGCTTTAGACGGCGGCGACGATAAACCTGCTAACGTTATTGATGCTGCTGCTGGTGGTGCATCTGCTGGTCTGCAACTTGCTCTTAACGTTGGTGCAATGCTTATTGCTTTCATCGGTCTTATCGCACTAATTAACGGTATGCTTGGTGGTATCGGTGGTTGGTTCGGCATGGAATCATTAAGCCTTGAGCTTATCCTTGGTTGGATCTTTGCTCCTCTTGCATTCCTAATCGGTGTGCCTTGGGAAGAAGCAACGCTTGCAGGTTCTTTCATCGGTCAGAAAACAATTGTTAACGAATTCGTTGCTTACCTTAACTTTGTACCTTACGTTGGTGAAAACGCTCAAGTAGTCGCGGCAACAGGTCAAGTAATGTCTGAGAAAACAACAGCGATTATTTCATTCGCACTATGTGGTTTCGCTAACTTGTCTTCTATTGCGATTCTACTAGGTGGTCTAGGTGGTATTGCTCCAGGACGTCGTCAGGATATTGCTCGCATGGGTATCAAAGCGGTTTGTGCTGGTACACTGTCTAACTTAATGGCAGCAACTATTGCTGGTTTCTGTATCTCTCTTGCTGCATTTTAAGTTTGTAGCAATATAAAGAACATACAGACAACGCTGAATTAACACCGTAGTAAGAAATTACTGCGGTGTTTTTTTACTTAAATCAGACTAGATTTAAGTATGAGATGAATTAATTAGCGTTTTTGAGACTTTTTTGAGATACAAAACGTTTGCGTTAAATGTAACCTCTATCACATTTCGTTGAAATGACTATAATACATACATCTGGTAAACGTATTATCTTGCGATGCAGATATCGCTAGATAAACAGACAAATGAGAGCGCATATAAGTCATGTGTTTCCAGTCTGTAATACACGATGTATTACATTAGATAGACACCGCAATCACAGATTGTTGTGCCATTAGGCAAATTGGTACTGTGCGGTGACAGGGATAGCAATTAATAGATTGATTCAACGAAATCACTATTAAGTCTTCAGGGAACCAAGTCCGTTCATTTCGTAACCAAAAAGCGAATTTCATACTTCCAACTATAATTGATTGGATTCATGGCGCTTCTTGGTAAACAAATTGAATATTTTGATCGGAGATAGAAATGAGCGATTTAAAAGCAGCAGCTCTACGTGCACTTAAACTTATGGATTTAACGACGTTAAATGACGACGACACTGATGAAAAGGTGATTGCCCTTTGTCATGATGCGAAAACAGCAGTAGGCAATACCGCTGCAATATGTATATACCCGCGTTTTATTCCTATTGCTAAGAAAACACTTCGTGAACAAGGTACTCCAGATGTTCGCATTGCAACCGTAACTAACTTCCCACATGGCAATGATGATATTGCGATAGCTGTAGCTGAAACCAAAGCTGCTATTGCTTATGGTGCAGACGAAGTAGATGTAGTATTCCCATACCGTACTCTGATTGCTGGTGATGAAAAAACAGGCTTTGAACTGGTTAAGCAATGTAAAGAAGCATGTGGTGATATTCTACTTAAAGTGATTATCGAAACCGGTGAACTGAAAGAAGAAGCGCTAATTAAACGTGCGTCAGAGCTATCAATTGAAGCGGGTGCTAACTTTATTAAAACGTCGACTGGTAAAGTTCCGGTGAATGCGACACCTGAAGCTGCTGAAATAATGTTGAAAGTTATTCGCGATATGGGTGTTGCTGAAAAAGTTGGCTTCAAGCCTGCAGGTGGCGTGCGTACAGCCGAAGATGCAGCCGCTTTCCTAGCAATGGCTGACGAAATCCTTGGTTCGGATTGGGCTGACAATATGCACTATCGTTTTGGTGCTTCAAGCCTATTGACTAGCTTGCTTAATACATTAGAGGTAACCCAAGAGGTTGCAGATCCAAACGCTTACTAAGTAGAAGAAAACGCTCTCAAAGAAAGCTAATTGCAATGATTTTTTCTTTGGGAGCTACGTTTACTTAATTGATAATAAAGCAGGACAACTCTAATGTATTTACCACAAGAAATTATCCGTAAA is a genomic window of Vibrio algarum containing:
- a CDS encoding NupC/NupG family nucleoside CNT transporter, with the translated sequence MSLFMSLIGMVVLIAIAVLLSDNRKAINIRTVGGAFAIQFLLGAFVLYVPWGRDLLGGFSSGVASVIDFGKSGTSFLFGNLVSFSVDGLGFIFAFQVLPTLIFFSSLISVLYYIGAMQWVIKILGGALEKALGTSQAESMSAAANIFVGQTEAPLVVRPFVPKMTQSELFAVMCGGLASVAGGVLAGYASMGVPLEYLVAASFMAAPGGLLFAKIIKPETEEFADDIQDALDGGDDKPANVIDAAAGGASAGLQLALNVGAMLIAFIGLIALINGMLGGIGGWFGMESLSLELILGWIFAPLAFLIGVPWEEATLAGSFIGQKTIVNEFVAYLNFVPYVGENAQVVAATGQVMSEKTTAIISFALCGFANLSSIAILLGGLGGIAPGRRQDIARMGIKAVCAGTLSNLMAATIAGFCISLAAF
- a CDS encoding TatD family hydrolase, which gives rise to MLDYLKKALKRYDEWCKSLGLTPEQKRCCVPIKKEDIFESKEKKMSEAHFRLFDTHCHFDRDEFSDKIDEEISIAKQFGVEMFLIPGCGAFNWERIESICNCNSGMFYSLGLHPYFIEQHLDEHLNLLDQLLSRKNSRCVAVGECGLDFYHSRESEERQKTLLAKQIQLANKYHLPLILHSRKAHQESIKMLRQNNILSGGVIHAFTGSVQQAMDYINLGFFIGVGGSITYPRATKTRQTISQIPLSSIVLETDAPDMPIFGHQGENNHPKNLKIILNELNVLRSEDKQTIADQVFKNSKSMYTICE
- a CDS encoding BMP family lipoprotein; protein product: MKKTTLKLTALALAVSSFSVFAAPKPAVIYDTAGKFDKSFNEAVYQNGVKVLEAEDGIKVREFEPQNEAQREQGLRRLASRGFSPIVAVGFNMASAVEKVATEFPEIKFTIIDMVVDKPNVQSIVFKEHEGSFLVGAIAAKASKTGTVGFIGGMDIPLIRKFACGYEQGAKYANADATVLQNMTGSTPAAFADPAKGSELAKSQFSKDADVIYAAAGGTGLGVYQAAKDAGKYAIGVDSNQNHLQPGTMLTSMVKSVGVAAKETWRADVAGAWKPGIKALGLKEGGVSWALDANNESLITPEIKAYVEALEADIISGKISVHDYMSDNTCNY
- the deoC gene encoding deoxyribose-phosphate aldolase gives rise to the protein MSDLKAAALRALKLMDLTTLNDDDTDEKVIALCHDAKTAVGNTAAICIYPRFIPIAKKTLREQGTPDVRIATVTNFPHGNDDIAIAVAETKAAIAYGADEVDVVFPYRTLIAGDEKTGFELVKQCKEACGDILLKVIIETGELKEEALIKRASELSIEAGANFIKTSTGKVPVNATPEAAEIMLKVIRDMGVAEKVGFKPAGGVRTAEDAAAFLAMADEILGSDWADNMHYRFGASSLLTSLLNTLEVTQEVADPNAY